A DNA window from Prochlorococcus marinus str. GP2 contains the following coding sequences:
- the thiD gene encoding bifunctional hydroxymethylpyrimidine kinase/phosphomethylpyrimidine kinase, with the protein MYSKIALSIGGSDSGGGAGIQADLRTFMALKVHGCSVITCITAQNSIEVTCVQPVEKNTLLNQLDTLFADFVIDALKTGMLLNERIINDTASKLNTYKITKIIDPVMVTRTGSKLLEDSAINAYKKLLLPIADLVTPNIYEANLLSGLAIRSKEDIENSARKIIGLGAKAVLIKGGGLTDMKGKDFFLDLNGRKEWLFNNFINTKNTHGSGCTLSAAICGYKALGFDLFDSIQKAKLFVEKSLDNSYKIGSGPGPLGHH; encoded by the coding sequence ATGTATTCTAAAATTGCACTTTCAATAGGCGGTAGTGACTCTGGGGGTGGAGCAGGCATACAGGCTGACTTGAGAACTTTCATGGCCCTTAAAGTACATGGATGTTCTGTTATTACATGTATTACCGCACAAAATAGTATAGAGGTTACATGCGTTCAACCAGTAGAGAAGAATACTTTATTAAATCAGTTAGATACTTTATTTGCTGATTTTGTTATTGATGCCTTAAAGACTGGAATGTTATTAAATGAAAGGATAATTAATGATACTGCTTCAAAATTAAATACATACAAAATAACCAAAATTATTGACCCTGTAATGGTTACAAGAACTGGTTCTAAATTACTGGAAGATTCTGCTATTAATGCTTATAAAAAACTCTTATTACCAATTGCTGATTTGGTAACACCAAATATTTATGAAGCAAATCTACTTTCTGGTTTAGCAATAAGGAGTAAAGAAGATATCGAAAATTCAGCAAGAAAAATTATTGGTCTTGGAGCTAAAGCGGTACTTATAAAAGGTGGAGGTTTAACAGATATGAAAGGGAAGGATTTTTTCCTTGACTTAAATGGTAGAAAAGAGTGGCTATTTAATAATTTTATAAATACAAAGAATACCCACGGTAGTGGTTGTACTTTGAGTGCTGCTATTTGTGGTTATAAGGCTTTAGGTTTTGATCTATTTGATTCCATACAAAAAGCGAAATTATTTGTTGAGAAATCTTTAGACAATTCTTATAAAATAGGATCTGGCCCTGGTCCCTTAGGCCATCATTAA
- the arfB gene encoding alternative ribosome rescue aminoacyl-tRNA hydrolase ArfB, with amino-acid sequence MDLKISKTLVIPSNEIKWRFSRSSGPGGQNVNKIESRVEIIFDLEDSKVLNDYQKEILKRNLKNKLVNNSLRLVVQEHRNQLLNRQLALMKFSSIIKNALNKPFKLRKSTQPTKASQKKRVEVKKKRGELKKSRQKEKIYQI; translated from the coding sequence ATGGATTTAAAAATTTCTAAAACATTAGTAATCCCCTCCAACGAAATTAAGTGGCGCTTTTCCAGATCCTCCGGTCCTGGAGGGCAAAATGTAAATAAAATTGAAAGCAGAGTAGAGATTATTTTTGATTTAGAAGATTCCAAAGTATTAAATGATTATCAGAAAGAAATTCTTAAGAGAAACTTGAAAAACAAATTAGTAAATAATAGCTTACGTTTAGTAGTTCAAGAACATAGAAATCAATTATTAAATAGGCAGCTAGCTTTAATGAAATTTAGTTCAATAATAAAAAATGCTTTAAATAAACCTTTTAAATTAAGAAAATCTACACAACCCACTAAAGCATCACAAAAGAAAAGAGTTGAGGTTAAGAAGAAACGTGGCGAATTGAAAAAAAGTAGACAAAAAGAAAAAATATATCAAATATGA
- a CDS encoding cupin domain-containing protein, with protein MNPNKKNIEIIKQFNLSPHPEGGWFREIIRSKNSLIREDGQSRNFITGIYYLLERDAKSAWHRVKNADEIWIYLRGDPLNLWCLDNDNKLIRNLILDSNNPVEMIPSGYWQAAKSTGEFTLVSCCVGPGFDFKDFELLRNTNHTSRLDKAINDLI; from the coding sequence GTGAATCCTAATAAAAAAAACATAGAAATCATTAAACAATTCAATTTATCTCCTCATCCTGAGGGTGGATGGTTTAGAGAGATAATAAGGAGTAAGAATTCTCTAATAAGGGAAGATGGCCAAAGTAGAAACTTTATTACGGGAATTTATTATCTTTTGGAGAGAGATGCAAAAAGTGCTTGGCACAGAGTAAAAAATGCTGATGAGATTTGGATTTATTTAAGGGGCGATCCTCTGAATTTATGGTGCCTAGATAATGATAATAAGTTAATAAGAAATTTAATATTAGATTCCAATAATCCAGTAGAAATGATCCCATCTGGATATTGGCAAGCTGCAAAAAGTACAGGCGAATTTACTTTAGTGAGTTGTTGTGTTGGCCCGGGCTTTGATTTTAAGGATTTTGAATTACTCAGAAATACAAATCATACTTCTAGATTGGATAAAGCAATTAATGATCTTATTTGA
- a CDS encoding peroxiredoxin: MQIGDKIPEFSLLDQNGVQRSNKGLKNPLVLFFYPKDDTPGCTIEVCGFRDKYDLFKVLGAQVWGVSNGSTSSHLAFANKNKLQYPLLCDINDSLRKTFKVPKVLGFMDGRVTYVIDRKGTVRHIFRDLLNGPEHIKEAIRVLKEIQNQ, from the coding sequence GTGCAGATTGGAGATAAAATTCCAGAATTTTCTTTACTGGATCAAAATGGAGTTCAAAGATCAAATAAGGGATTAAAAAATCCCCTTGTTTTGTTTTTTTATCCTAAAGATGATACGCCGGGTTGCACTATAGAAGTTTGCGGATTTAGAGATAAATATGACTTATTTAAAGTATTAGGTGCGCAAGTTTGGGGAGTAAGTAATGGAAGTACCTCAAGTCATTTGGCATTTGCTAATAAAAATAAATTACAATATCCATTACTTTGCGACATAAATGACTCTCTTAGAAAAACTTTTAAAGTTCCTAAAGTATTAGGTTTTATGGATGGTAGGGTAACTTACGTTATTGATCGCAAAGGGACAGTTAGGCATATTTTTAGAGATTTATTGAATGGTCCTGAACACATTAAAGAGGCTATTAGAGTACTTAAGGAAATTCAAAATCAATAA
- the cobI gene encoding precorrin-2 C(20)-methyltransferase gives MLTKKFFTVFKGYKSDSTSLTIVGVGPGDPSLLTIAAVDAIKKAKVIVFPISDDNKKSFAAEIVKKYTKFKKNIPIIFPMAREDFDPDEIWSNAVEKIVKFIKNGESVVLLCLGDTSIFASSSNILRLIKKNHAEIITKTIPGISSISAAAALNDFDLVKKGETLIIKECPSSKSELASLICESKGNKTVMAIMKVGKRWHLIRDILKKEDIIDKSSIALNVGMPDQIIQYASQYKKDFMPYFSLILIRFD, from the coding sequence ATGTTAACAAAAAAATTTTTTACAGTATTTAAAGGTTATAAAAGTGATTCAACATCATTAACAATCGTTGGTGTTGGCCCTGGAGATCCATCGCTTTTAACAATTGCTGCTGTTGATGCAATAAAAAAGGCGAAAGTTATAGTTTTTCCAATATCAGATGATAATAAAAAGAGTTTCGCTGCAGAAATAGTCAAGAAATACACCAAATTTAAAAAAAATATACCTATCATCTTTCCAATGGCTAGGGAGGATTTTGATCCAGATGAAATATGGTCTAACGCAGTAGAAAAAATTGTGAAATTTATAAAAAATGGTGAATCAGTTGTTTTACTTTGTTTAGGAGATACCTCAATATTTGCAAGTTCTTCTAATATCTTGAGGTTAATAAAAAAAAATCATGCGGAAATTATTACCAAAACCATACCTGGTATTTCCTCAATTTCAGCAGCAGCAGCTTTGAATGATTTTGATTTAGTTAAAAAAGGCGAGACCTTGATTATCAAAGAATGTCCTTCTTCAAAATCAGAATTGGCATCCCTAATATGTGAAAGTAAGGGGAATAAAACGGTCATGGCCATTATGAAAGTTGGGAAAAGATGGCATCTAATTAGGGATATTTTAAAAAAAGAGGATATCATCGATAAATCATCAATAGCTTTAAATGTAGGTATGCCTGATCAAATTATTCAATATGCATCCCAATATAAAAAGGATTTTATGCCTTACTTTTCTTTGATTTTGATAAGGTTCGATTAA
- a CDS encoding DUF1651 domain-containing protein, whose translation MNTTNDFWLIDSNFVGVMRFYKDRDNSDKSIDYMFIEEGIIMGIHGENPPLMKTRKKIVIEEARLLWQKLLNEGWQKTNKKW comes from the coding sequence TTGAATACAACTAATGATTTCTGGTTAATTGACTCTAATTTTGTAGGGGTGATGCGTTTCTATAAAGATAGAGATAATTCTGATAAATCTATTGATTATATGTTTATTGAAGAAGGAATTATTATGGGAATTCATGGAGAAAATCCTCCATTAATGAAAACTAGAAAAAAAATTGTTATTGAAGAAGCAAGATTATTATGGCAAAAATTGTTAAATGAAGGTTGGCAAAAAACTAATAAAAAATGGTGA
- a CDS encoding FAD-binding domain-containing protein, giving the protein MKEINIIWFKKDLRIYDNEALCEATKDCDILPIYIIELDIWSQNTHSHRQWQFCKESLIDLRNALTEIGQPLIIRTGNVINIFDEISSKFKIKGIYSHQETGDWLTYKRDQKVREWVLSKNIIWNEFLQFSVFRGNLDRNDWSKKWQKNSEKNLLKAPLRINSINFNIGEIPSDEIFNFKKETCPGRMQGGRKKGLERMQYFFSNKLDSYSKDISSPEKSFDSCTRLSPYICWGCISLKEIFEKANLSKNNNSRMLKSRLTWHCHFIQKLESEPELEFREYHPFFKNIREKNNELLYSWSSGNTGFPFIDACMRSLNFNGWINFRMRAMLMSFASYNLWLPWQDSGSELANKFVDYEPGIHWNQCQMQSGTTSINTNRIYNPIKQGKDHDPQGKFIKKWIPELNDISPNFIHEPWLLSRFNQEEYEQINYIRPIIDIPNSTKTAKKKIQEITKKDGYWDISEEIYLKHGSRKRLRKNINNKKIVSKAKEKQYELKLDF; this is encoded by the coding sequence ATGAAAGAAATAAATATCATATGGTTTAAGAAAGATTTAAGAATTTATGATAACGAAGCTCTTTGTGAGGCTACAAAAGATTGTGATATTTTACCTATTTACATTATTGAGCTAGATATTTGGAGCCAAAATACTCATTCACATAGACAATGGCAATTTTGCAAAGAAAGTTTAATAGATTTAAGGAATGCACTTACTGAGATCGGACAACCATTAATTATTAGAACTGGAAATGTTATTAATATTTTTGATGAAATTAGTTCAAAATTTAAAATCAAAGGTATATATAGCCATCAAGAAACCGGAGATTGGCTTACATATAAAAGAGATCAAAAAGTAAGAGAATGGGTTTTAAGCAAAAATATTATTTGGAATGAATTTCTACAATTTTCAGTTTTTAGAGGAAATTTAGATAGGAATGATTGGTCTAAAAAGTGGCAAAAAAATTCCGAAAAAAACTTACTTAAAGCTCCATTAAGAATTAATTCTATTAACTTTAATATTGGAGAAATACCTTCAGACGAAATTTTTAACTTTAAAAAAGAAACTTGTCCAGGAAGAATGCAAGGAGGAAGAAAGAAAGGTTTAGAGAGAATGCAATACTTCTTTAGTAATAAATTAGATTCTTATTCAAAAGATATATCTAGCCCAGAAAAATCATTTGATAGTTGTACAAGACTATCCCCATATATTTGTTGGGGATGCATTTCATTAAAAGAAATTTTTGAAAAGGCAAATTTATCAAAAAACAATAATTCCAGGATGTTAAAAAGCAGATTAACTTGGCATTGTCATTTTATTCAGAAACTTGAAAGTGAACCAGAACTAGAGTTTAGGGAATACCATCCTTTTTTTAAAAATATTAGAGAAAAAAATAATGAATTACTTTATTCATGGAGTTCAGGTAATACTGGCTTTCCTTTTATAGATGCATGTATGCGTTCATTAAATTTCAATGGATGGATTAACTTCAGGATGCGAGCGATGTTAATGTCTTTTGCTAGCTATAATTTATGGCTACCATGGCAAGATTCAGGTTCTGAATTAGCAAATAAATTTGTAGATTATGAGCCTGGAATACATTGGAATCAATGCCAAATGCAATCTGGAACTACATCTATAAATACCAATAGAATTTATAATCCTATTAAGCAGGGAAAAGATCATGATCCTCAAGGAAAATTTATAAAAAAATGGATACCAGAATTAAATGATATATCACCTAATTTCATTCATGAACCATGGCTATTATCTAGATTTAATCAAGAAGAATATGAACAAATTAATTACATAAGACCAATAATTGACATCCCAAATAGCACTAAAACTGCAAAGAAGAAAATTCAGGAAATCACTAAAAAGGATGGATATTGGGATATCTCAGAAGAGATTTATTTAAAGCATGGTTCTAGAAAAAGGCTTAGAAAAAATATAAATAATAAAAAAATTGTTTCTAAGGCAAAGGAAAAGCAATACGAACTGAAATTAGATTTCTAA
- the aroQ gene encoding type II 3-dehydroquinate dehydratase: MNILLINGPNLNLLGTREPEIYGNKTLIDIEKDLIKVAKEKSINLECFQSNHEGEIVDKIQTSVNNIQGVLINAGAFTHTSISIRDALIGSKIPFVELHISNIFSREEFRKESFLTDKAIGIISGFGISSYSLALEGIIGYLSSRD, from the coding sequence ATGAATATTTTATTGATAAATGGACCAAATCTAAATCTTTTGGGCACTAGAGAACCTGAAATATATGGTAATAAAACATTGATTGATATAGAAAAAGATTTGATTAAAGTTGCTAAAGAAAAAAGTATTAATCTTGAATGTTTTCAAAGTAATCACGAAGGAGAAATAGTAGATAAAATTCAGACGTCTGTAAACAATATCCAAGGTGTTCTTATAAATGCTGGCGCTTTTACTCATACCTCGATTTCTATTCGTGATGCTTTAATTGGATCAAAAATTCCTTTTGTAGAGTTACATATTTCAAATATTTTTAGTAGAGAAGAATTTCGTAAAGAATCTTTTCTTACAGATAAAGCTATAGGAATAATCAGTGGATTCGGAATATCAAGTTATTCCTTAGCTCTTGAAGGAATCATTGGTTATTTAAGTAGTAGAGATTAA
- a CDS encoding CPBP family intramembrane glutamic endopeptidase produces MILIRSFFLLRPRFLSTIFFIPILYGIGWALSQPLLLFNFEKENLSLIGTIITFFLFILLLPYWFYIKRNKSSAWILLGITKDKFLKNIVNFSQGILFALVLIIIILVPLLQKNYISWIGEFSPIILLNSILLGLGVGFAEEIIFRGWLLEELKFEYGTKISIALQAMIFSFVHNLSNEIFWNIAGLRLGFILLGIFLSLVKIRDKGSLWNCIGIHGGLVGIWFLLNNGLIEFKENTPSFLAGPFTENVPNPIGSFSAILILLFLCIFYTVKLKKIFTRRFN; encoded by the coding sequence ATGATATTAATTAGAAGTTTTTTTCTCTTAAGACCAAGATTTTTATCCACTATATTTTTTATTCCTATTCTTTATGGCATTGGCTGGGCTTTATCTCAGCCACTTTTATTATTTAATTTTGAAAAAGAAAATTTATCCTTAATTGGTACTATTATTACTTTCTTTCTTTTTATCCTTTTACTTCCATATTGGTTTTATATCAAACGAAACAAATCAAGTGCTTGGATACTTCTTGGGATAACAAAAGACAAATTCTTAAAAAACATTGTCAATTTTTCTCAAGGTATTTTATTTGCTTTAGTTTTAATAATTATAATTCTGGTACCACTATTGCAAAAAAATTATATTTCATGGATAGGTGAATTCTCGCCAATAATATTGTTAAATTCTATTTTACTGGGATTAGGTGTTGGATTCGCAGAGGAAATAATTTTTAGAGGCTGGTTATTAGAAGAATTAAAATTTGAATATGGCACAAAAATATCAATAGCTTTGCAAGCTATGATTTTTAGCTTCGTTCATAATTTATCAAATGAGATCTTTTGGAACATAGCAGGATTACGTTTGGGATTTATTTTACTTGGGATATTTCTATCATTAGTAAAAATTAGAGATAAAGGTTCTTTATGGAATTGCATAGGAATTCATGGAGGACTTGTGGGCATTTGGTTTTTATTAAATAACGGATTAATAGAATTCAAAGAAAATACACCTTCTTTTTTAGCAGGGCCTTTCACAGAAAATGTTCCGAACCCAATCGGAAGCTTTAGTGCAATTTTAATATTACTTTTTTTATGTATTTTTTATACAGTAAAATTAAAAAAGATTTTCACGAGACGTTTTAATTAG
- a CDS encoding tRNA-(ms[2]io[6]A)-hydroxylase, producing MLVDFKRPSSHIKYLYSLTSDEWIQLALSNPIDILIDHAHCERKAAGVAIQLMFRYPSEPNLAEVLSPIAREELEHFEKILYFLKDLGHSLESLKPPPYGAELSKNIRKEEPDRMLDSFLIAGLIEARSHERLSLLALNSREESFKILYESLLESEARHFGIYWKLAQTKFSKNQTFKRLDELSEIESEILAETCTMPRVHS from the coding sequence ATGCTAGTCGATTTTAAAAGGCCTTCTTCTCATATTAAATATTTATACTCATTAACCTCAGATGAGTGGATCCAACTCGCATTATCTAATCCAATAGACATTCTTATTGACCATGCTCATTGTGAGAGAAAAGCAGCAGGAGTGGCTATTCAATTGATGTTCAGATATCCATCGGAACCAAATCTCGCAGAAGTTCTAAGTCCAATAGCGAGAGAGGAATTAGAGCATTTTGAAAAAATACTTTATTTTTTAAAGGATCTTGGACATTCTCTTGAGTCCCTAAAACCACCTCCATATGGTGCCGAATTGTCCAAGAATATAAGAAAGGAAGAGCCCGATAGAATGCTTGATAGTTTCTTAATCGCAGGACTTATTGAAGCAAGAAGTCATGAAAGATTAAGCTTGCTTGCGCTTAATTCTAGAGAAGAATCTTTTAAAATTCTTTATGAATCTTTGCTTGAGAGTGAGGCAAGGCACTTTGGAATTTATTGGAAACTAGCGCAAACTAAATTCTCTAAAAATCAAACTTTCAAAAGGCTAGATGAGTTGTCCGAAATTGAGTCAGAAATTCTTGCTGAGACTTGTACGATGCCAAGGGTCCATAGCTAG
- the pip gene encoding prolyl aminopeptidase produces the protein MKDQVLFPKIEVCEKGFLKVSDIHTIYWERSGNPKGKKILVIHGGPGGGSQPRYRRYFDPDKFDIIQFDQRGCGSSTPFSELKENTTNHLVDDIEKLRILLKIDTWHLFGGSWGSTLSLIYAIKNPSRVRSLTLRGIFLCRKFELLWFYQYGASEIFPDEFEEYISVIPKAERNDLISSFYKYLTSSDANLRSKAAAAWTKWELSTSHLINKKFDFDKSEVNSFSDAFARIECHYFINNIFLEDDFILKNIKTIESIPTKIIQGRYDVVCPVRSAWDLNKKLKNSELIIVDDAGHSMSEKGITIELIKAVKGIQNL, from the coding sequence ATGAAAGATCAAGTCTTATTTCCGAAAATTGAAGTATGTGAAAAGGGTTTTTTAAAAGTAAGTGATATTCATACTATTTATTGGGAAAGATCTGGTAATCCAAAAGGCAAAAAAATTCTTGTTATTCATGGAGGTCCAGGAGGAGGAAGTCAACCAAGATACAGAAGATACTTTGACCCAGATAAATTCGATATTATTCAATTTGACCAAAGAGGTTGCGGTTCTTCAACTCCTTTCTCCGAATTAAAAGAAAATACGACCAATCATTTAGTTGATGACATTGAGAAATTAAGGATCCTTTTAAAAATAGATACTTGGCATTTGTTTGGTGGATCCTGGGGCTCAACACTTTCACTTATATATGCAATTAAAAATCCCTCAAGAGTTAGGAGCTTAACTTTGCGAGGAATATTTTTATGTAGAAAGTTTGAATTATTGTGGTTCTATCAATATGGTGCAAGTGAGATATTCCCCGATGAATTTGAAGAATATATTTCTGTAATACCAAAAGCAGAAAGAAATGATTTAATAAGTTCTTTTTATAAATATCTAACATCATCAGATGCAAATCTTAGATCAAAAGCAGCGGCAGCTTGGACAAAATGGGAACTCTCAACAAGTCATTTAATAAATAAAAAATTTGATTTTGATAAGTCTGAAGTTAATTCTTTTTCAGATGCCTTTGCAAGGATCGAATGTCATTATTTTATTAATAATATTTTCTTAGAGGATGATTTTATTTTGAAAAATATAAAAACAATAGAATCGATTCCAACAAAAATAATTCAGGGTAGGTATGACGTAGTATGTCCTGTTAGGAGCGCTTGGGATCTAAATAAAAAATTAAAGAATTCTGAATTAATTATTGTTGATGATGCTGGTCATTCAATGAGTGAAAAAGGTATTACTATCGAACTAATAAAAGCTGTAAAAGGAATTCAAAATCTTTAA
- a CDS encoding TenA family protein, with translation MKITKKLWEDNYEIALLSLNTKFVQGLKNGSLPKKIFQEYLAQDYFFLETFAKAYGLAVSKSKDKYSIRKLSELLMGVSEELILHETYAKEWDIDLSNNYIKKATKNYTDFLDDTSKRLSSVEIMFAMTPCMRLYSWIGKSLYKEAFDIKYKEWIITYSDVSFEKLAESLENLIETNKETYDINQAKYLYKRAMELELDFFNAYSDF, from the coding sequence ATGAAAATAACAAAAAAACTTTGGGAGGATAATTATGAGATTGCTTTACTAAGTTTAAATACAAAATTTGTACAAGGTTTAAAGAATGGAAGTCTCCCTAAAAAAATATTTCAAGAATATTTAGCTCAAGATTATTTCTTTTTAGAGACTTTTGCTAAGGCATATGGCCTTGCAGTTTCTAAATCAAAAGATAAGTATTCAATAAGAAAGTTGAGTGAACTTTTAATGGGCGTTTCAGAGGAGTTAATACTTCATGAAACTTATGCGAAAGAATGGGATATTGATTTATCTAATAACTATATAAAAAAAGCTACTAAAAATTATACTGATTTTCTTGATGATACTTCCAAAAGACTTAGTTCCGTTGAAATAATGTTTGCAATGACTCCATGTATGCGACTTTATTCTTGGATAGGTAAAAGTTTGTATAAGGAGGCGTTTGACATTAAATATAAAGAATGGATTATTACATACTCTGATGTGAGCTTTGAAAAACTAGCAGAATCACTTGAAAATCTTATTGAGACCAATAAAGAAACATATGATATTAATCAGGCCAAATATTTATACAAAAGAGCTATGGAATTGGAATTAGATTTTTTTAATGCATATTCAGATTTCTGA
- a CDS encoding DUF3764 family protein, with the protein MTIETTVFTFKLSNTFEEWVKMFDSPEIDAFHKTVGLTPLYRGKSLIDPKEVIVIHQAEEGVAKHVFSDPETIKNIESGGHIYSTTKITSWVSD; encoded by the coding sequence ATGACTATTGAAACTACTGTTTTCACCTTTAAACTTTCAAATACATTTGAGGAATGGGTAAAAATGTTTGATAGTCCAGAGATAGATGCATTTCATAAAACGGTAGGACTTACTCCTTTATATCGTGGTAAAAGTTTAATTGATCCAAAAGAAGTTATTGTTATTCATCAAGCTGAAGAAGGTGTTGCCAAGCATGTTTTTTCAGATCCTGAAACCATTAAAAATATAGAATCTGGAGGACATATTTATAGCACAACGAAAATCACAAGTTGGGTTTCTGATTAG
- a CDS encoding DUF1823 family protein, translating into MQKKEKFLGHQFRWPICKELLFLVLEDRVSDVFVCELVWERLFYTREITQNNWVSSELTPSYWSEKFEKAPQIISERSASVHLTRSIPKEHKQGLKNFLNFKGYKINELYPRRTRRATAVNWLIYWAIENNCFSNDNEVIPSPSSPPVNPAKGHFGDPEIK; encoded by the coding sequence ATGCAAAAAAAAGAAAAATTCCTTGGTCATCAATTTAGATGGCCAATATGTAAGGAACTATTATTTCTTGTTCTTGAAGATCGGGTTAGTGATGTTTTTGTTTGTGAATTGGTTTGGGAAAGACTTTTTTATACTAGAGAAATAACGCAAAATAATTGGGTTTCTAGTGAATTAACTCCTTCTTATTGGTCAGAAAAATTTGAAAAAGCCCCTCAAATCATTTCAGAGCGATCAGCCTCAGTACATTTGACTCGATCAATTCCAAAAGAACATAAACAGGGATTGAAAAATTTTCTAAATTTTAAAGGTTACAAGATTAATGAACTTTATCCAAGAAGAACTAGAAGAGCTACCGCAGTAAATTGGTTGATTTATTGGGCTATTGAAAATAATTGTTTTTCAAATGATAATGAAGTAATCCCCAGTCCCAGTTCACCTCCTGTTAATCCAGCAAAAGGGCATTTTGGTGATCCAGAAATCAAATGA
- a CDS encoding small RNA NsiR4-regulated ssr1528 family protein — translation MKKMGMQAVDLAIENGVDLDGTPIPQKMLNLYNRIMDEENKRQRSGVKKSMRNRCVKTGSKHFDKETLNQLLIDSGWEGLKEKEILFFYN, via the coding sequence ATGAAGAAAATGGGAATGCAGGCTGTTGATCTTGCTATTGAAAATGGAGTGGATCTTGACGGTACTCCAATACCTCAAAAAATGCTAAATCTATATAATAGAATTATGGATGAGGAGAATAAAAGACAAAGGAGTGGTGTTAAAAAATCAATGAGAAATAGATGCGTCAAAACGGGTTCTAAGCATTTTGATAAAGAAACTTTGAATCAATTATTAATAGACTCGGGATGGGAAGGTCTTAAAGAAAAGGAAATTTTATTTTTTTATAACTAA